From Deinococcus aerophilus, a single genomic window includes:
- a CDS encoding rhodanese-like domain-containing protein → MYQDIAPQDLQKLQQQGTQIIDVREDWEYQSGHIPGARNIPLGTLPARIGELQGPLVVVCASGGRSASAAEFLAENGIHDVSNLLGGTGGWMRSGLPTEE, encoded by the coding sequence ATGTATCAGGACATTGCCCCGCAGGACCTACAGAAGCTGCAGCAACAGGGCACACAGATCATCGACGTGCGCGAGGACTGGGAGTACCAGAGCGGCCATATTCCCGGCGCACGCAACATTCCCCTGGGCACATTGCCGGCCCGGATCGGCGAGCTGCAGGGCCCCCTGGTCGTCGTGTGTGCCAGCGGCGGGCGCTCGGCCAGCGCCGCGGAGTTTCTGGCCGAGAACGGCATTCACGACGTTTCCAACCTGCTTGGAGGCACCGGCGGCTGGATGCGCTCGGGCCTGCCCACCGAGGAGTGA
- a CDS encoding alpha/beta hydrolase produces the protein MHFHAFRRGQGPPGGRLAMELARRGVVGAVVALDPGGFQQGWEQPFFDRTGQLSLGLIRLSRPLMPLLTRTRWGRTLLFAQYSSHPWDIPADVALAEMKSYAASPSVQELRRSLILRGGDVPPGTATDTLTEPMVIAWGHYDRVCLPQQAWRALSLFPQAQVYWFEHSGHCPQWDSPAETVQLILKVTERTTRPDAVKGAGAVGQGVPPSPRGAPDDVV, from the coding sequence ATGCATTTTCACGCCTTCCGCCGCGGTCAGGGTCCACCGGGAGGCCGCTTGGCGATGGAACTGGCCCGCCGCGGCGTGGTGGGGGCCGTCGTCGCCCTCGATCCGGGCGGCTTTCAGCAGGGCTGGGAACAGCCGTTTTTTGACCGGACAGGTCAACTGTCTCTGGGACTGATTCGGCTCTCGCGTCCCTTGATGCCCCTGCTGACCCGCACCCGGTGGGGACGCACGTTGCTTTTTGCCCAGTACTCCTCGCATCCCTGGGACATTCCTGCAGACGTGGCGCTCGCTGAAATGAAGTCCTACGCAGCGTCCCCCTCCGTGCAGGAACTCAGGCGCAGTTTAATTCTGCGGGGAGGGGACGTGCCACCGGGCACAGCCACCGACACCTTGACTGAGCCCATGGTGATTGCTTGGGGCCACTATGACCGGGTATGTTTGCCCCAGCAGGCATGGCGGGCCTTGAGTCTGTTTCCGCAGGCGCAGGTCTACTGGTTCGAACACAGCGGACACTGTCCGCAGTGGGATAGCCCTGCCGAGACGGTGCAATTGATCCTCAAGGTGACAGAGCGGACCACTCGGCCGGATGCCGTGAAGGGCGCCGGGGCGGTTGGCCAGGGCGTGCCCCCCTCGCCTCGGGGTGCGCCAGACGACGTGGTTTGA
- a CDS encoding sulfite exporter TauE/SafE family protein, with the protein MILAWIGALVIGLSLGLLGSGGSILTVPVLVYLVGEDPKLAITESLAVVGLIALFGAVPCAWRRCTDWRAVVLFGLPGLAGTLLGTLLSHALPAAAQLLIFAVVMLVAALRMFRPTPDTSGQTSRPWWQILGAGLGVGVLTGVVGVGGGFLILPALVLLLGLPMTVAVGTSLVIITLTSAMGFTMHALSGVQALHWNLIGLLGGIGILGSLAGNYLSRFLSQQALRRSFAGFLVVLGVYILYTNVPSALSHWQQAHSEPVAPAALRP; encoded by the coding sequence ATGATTCTGGCGTGGATCGGCGCCCTCGTGATCGGCCTGAGCCTGGGCCTGCTCGGGTCGGGCGGCTCCATCCTGACCGTGCCGGTACTCGTGTATCTGGTCGGTGAGGACCCCAAGCTCGCCATCACCGAGAGTCTGGCGGTGGTGGGTCTGATCGCCCTGTTCGGGGCCGTGCCGTGTGCCTGGCGGCGCTGTACCGACTGGCGGGCCGTCGTGCTCTTTGGCTTACCCGGCCTGGCGGGCACCCTGCTGGGCACCTTGCTCAGCCACGCTCTGCCCGCCGCGGCGCAGCTGTTGATCTTCGCGGTAGTGATGCTGGTCGCCGCCCTGCGCATGTTCAGACCCACCCCGGACACCTCCGGGCAAACTTCCCGGCCCTGGTGGCAGATTCTGGGTGCCGGTCTCGGTGTGGGCGTGCTGACCGGTGTGGTGGGGGTGGGCGGCGGCTTTCTGATTCTGCCGGCCCTGGTGCTGCTGCTCGGCCTGCCCATGACGGTGGCGGTGGGGACCAGTCTGGTGATCATCACCCTGACCTCGGCGATGGGGTTTACCATGCACGCGCTCAGCGGAGTCCAGGCGCTGCACTGGAACCTGATCGGCCTGCTGGGCGGCATCGGAATCCTGGGCAGTCTGGCCGGAAATTACCTGTCGCGCTTTCTCTCCCAGCAAGCACTCCGGCGTTCCTTCGCGGGCTTTCTGGTGGTGCTGGGAGTGTATATCCTCTACACCAATGTCCCCAGTGCCCTGAGCCACTGGCAGCAGGCCCACTCAGAACCCGTTGCCCCGGCGGCCCTACGGCCCTGA
- a CDS encoding MBL fold metallo-hydrolase yields the protein MYFKRLYDTDLAQASYLIGCQQNGTAVVVDPVRDVRRYLELARQENLRIVAVTETHIHADYLSGSRELAAQTGAALYLSDEGGPEWQYAFDHEGLRDGSEIRLGNVVLRALHTPGHTPEHLSFLVIDGARTSQPVMLLSGDFVFVGDLGRPDLLDEAAGGEDTRFAGAQQMFESLSRKFGPLADYVQVWPGHGSGSACGKALGAVESTTVGYERHFAWWADHLADNNEAAFTAALLEGQPDAPAYYGRMKRQNRAGPALLGEVQPLAALSAQDVLVALERGVRLLDTRPREAYQAGAVPGSVHLPAGKTFETWSGWLLDPGKEYVLLASTPEQADELRRRLWMTGIDRVSGFISTLAGLDTQPQQATPAAELDLSQVFVLDVRARSEYEAGHLEGATQLHAGRLTQNLGRIPRDRPVVVHCQSGARSAAAVSVLRAEGFDNVIDLEGGYAAARAHVQA from the coding sequence ATGTACTTCAAACGTCTGTATGACACCGACCTGGCCCAGGCCTCGTATCTGATCGGCTGCCAGCAAAACGGCACGGCGGTCGTGGTGGATCCGGTGCGCGACGTTCGCCGGTACCTCGAGCTCGCCCGGCAGGAAAACCTCAGGATCGTCGCAGTGACCGAGACGCACATCCACGCCGACTACCTCAGCGGCAGCCGTGAACTCGCGGCCCAGACCGGCGCGGCGCTGTACCTCAGCGATGAGGGCGGCCCCGAGTGGCAGTACGCCTTTGACCACGAAGGTCTGCGGGACGGCAGCGAGATCCGCCTGGGCAATGTGGTGTTGCGGGCGCTGCACACCCCCGGTCACACGCCCGAACACCTCAGCTTTCTGGTGATTGACGGTGCCCGCACTTCGCAACCGGTCATGCTGCTCAGCGGCGACTTCGTGTTCGTCGGCGATCTGGGCCGCCCCGATCTGCTCGACGAGGCGGCGGGCGGCGAGGACACCCGCTTTGCCGGCGCGCAGCAGATGTTTGAGAGCCTGAGCCGGAAATTCGGGCCCCTTGCCGACTACGTGCAGGTCTGGCCCGGCCACGGTTCGGGCAGCGCCTGCGGTAAAGCGCTGGGTGCAGTAGAGAGCACCACCGTGGGGTACGAGCGCCACTTCGCGTGGTGGGCGGATCACCTCGCCGACAACAACGAGGCCGCCTTCACAGCCGCCCTGCTTGAAGGTCAGCCGGACGCCCCTGCCTACTACGGGCGCATGAAGCGCCAGAACAGAGCGGGCCCGGCGCTGCTCGGCGAAGTTCAGCCGCTCGCGGCGCTGTCCGCGCAGGACGTTCTTGTCGCCCTTGAGCGCGGCGTGCGTTTGCTCGACACCCGTCCCCGCGAAGCGTATCAGGCGGGCGCGGTTCCCGGCAGCGTGCATCTGCCGGCCGGCAAGACCTTCGAAACGTGGTCGGGCTGGTTGCTGGACCCCGGCAAGGAGTACGTGTTGCTGGCCTCCACGCCGGAGCAGGCCGATGAACTGCGCCGCCGCCTGTGGATGACCGGCATTGACAGGGTCAGCGGGTTTATCAGCACGCTGGCCGGACTGGATACCCAGCCTCAACAGGCCACGCCCGCCGCCGAACTCGACCTGAGTCAGGTCTTCGTGCTCGATGTGCGGGCCAGAAGCGAGTACGAGGCCGGCCATCTCGAGGGAGCCACCCAGCTGCACGCCGGACGGCTGACCCAAAACCTCGGGCGGATTCCCCGTGACCGCCCGGTGGTCGTCCATTGCCAGAGCGGAGCCCGCAGCGCCGCTGCCGTCAGCGTTCTGCGCGCCGAGGGCTTCGACAACGTGATTGACCTTGAAGGCGGCTACGCCGCTGCCAGGGCACATGTCCAGGCCTGA
- a CDS encoding bifunctional metallophosphatase/5'-nucleotidase, with the protein MPQLTLLQLNDLHAYLEPHPELFWERGRPVIHTAGGLARIKAYFDQVRADCSGAVVALDNGDTMHGTGPVVAAQAEFMPELLNELAFDGMTAHWDFGYGPDQLARLADRLKYPLLAANIYAEDTSERAFAPFRVLERGVRVGVLGLASNIIGDMPPRFGRGLRFTDGRAETRHLVQHLREVEQVDVVVVLSHLGFPQDCALAAEVPGIDVLLSGHTHNRLSEPQRVGQTLITQAGCHGSFVTRLDLQVTAGRVELLHHELVQMHDARPSDPALAGRISEALAPFQEAEEEIVGHTEILLHRGTTLSAPADDFLTAAVAHAAHTDIAFSNGWRYGAPIAPGPVSRLAVWNLVPHNPPISRAELSGTEIAEMLEDNLEAVFARDPWRQRGGYVKRMHGVVLYAKVENPFGARVQRIEIGGEPLEPDRQYPVAFLTNQAVPSRFGRDRRELPVRALDAMLAELKTRGPVVAAPPSVLLV; encoded by the coding sequence ATGCCTCAGCTGACCTTGTTGCAACTCAATGACCTGCACGCTTACCTCGAACCGCACCCGGAATTGTTCTGGGAACGCGGTCGGCCGGTGATCCATACCGCCGGTGGGCTGGCACGGATCAAGGCCTATTTCGATCAGGTCCGCGCCGACTGTTCCGGCGCCGTGGTAGCCCTCGACAATGGAGACACCATGCACGGCACCGGCCCGGTGGTCGCTGCACAGGCCGAGTTCATGCCAGAGCTGCTCAACGAGCTCGCCTTTGATGGCATGACCGCCCACTGGGACTTCGGGTACGGTCCCGATCAGCTGGCGCGGCTGGCCGACCGGCTAAAGTATCCCCTGCTGGCTGCCAACATCTACGCCGAGGATACGTCGGAGCGGGCCTTTGCGCCGTTCCGGGTGCTGGAGCGGGGCGTGCGGGTGGGGGTGCTGGGCCTGGCCTCCAACATCATCGGCGACATGCCGCCGCGCTTCGGCCGTGGGCTGCGCTTTACCGACGGCCGGGCCGAGACGAGGCACCTCGTGCAACACCTGCGTGAAGTCGAGCAGGTCGACGTGGTGGTGGTGCTGTCGCACCTGGGGTTTCCGCAGGACTGCGCGCTGGCCGCAGAAGTTCCGGGCATTGACGTGCTGCTCAGCGGCCACACCCACAACCGCCTGAGTGAGCCGCAGCGGGTGGGCCAGACCCTGATCACCCAGGCAGGCTGTCACGGCAGCTTTGTCACGCGCCTCGACCTGCAGGTGACGGCCGGCCGGGTGGAGTTGCTTCACCACGAACTTGTCCAGATGCATGACGCCCGGCCGAGTGATCCGGCGCTGGCCGGGCGGATCTCGGAGGCACTGGCTCCCTTTCAGGAGGCCGAAGAAGAGATCGTCGGGCACACCGAAATCCTGCTGCACCGGGGCACCACCCTCTCGGCCCCTGCGGACGATTTTCTGACGGCGGCCGTGGCGCACGCGGCCCATACCGACATCGCCTTTTCGAACGGCTGGCGTTACGGCGCGCCGATTGCGCCGGGCCCGGTATCGCGGCTGGCGGTCTGGAACCTGGTGCCCCATAATCCACCGATCAGCCGGGCAGAGCTCAGCGGCACGGAGATCGCCGAGATGCTCGAAGACAATCTGGAGGCGGTCTTCGCCCGCGACCCCTGGCGGCAGCGCGGCGGCTATGTCAAGCGCATGCACGGCGTAGTGCTGTACGCCAAGGTGGAAAACCCGTTCGGTGCCCGCGTGCAGCGCATCGAGATCGGCGGCGAGCCGCTGGAGCCTGACCGGCAGTACCCGGTGGCGTTTCTGACCAACCAGGCGGTTCCGTCCCGCTTCGGGCGCGACCGGCGTGAACTGCCGGTCCGTGCCCTGGATGCCATGCTCGCCGAGCTTAAAACGCGCGGTCCTGTGGTGGCGGCGCCACCCAGCGTGCTGCTGGTCTGA
- a CDS encoding recombinase family protein, producing MKESARGHRLGYTRVSSEDQNTARQLDGLTFDKVFTDKVSGGHAHRPHLTALLSHAREGDTVVVHSMDRLARSLDDLRALVNGLTGKGVRVEFIKEGLTFTGEDSAMSRLLLSVMWAFAEFERALIRERQREGIEAAKKAGVYKGRRKALTAAQISELRQRAQGGESKASLARDFSSGVAPCIAQ from the coding sequence ATGAAAGAGTCCGCCAGAGGCCACCGCCTCGGCTACACCCGCGTCTCGTCCGAGGACCAGAACACTGCCCGTCAGCTGGACGGGTTGACCTTCGACAAAGTCTTCACTGACAAGGTTAGCGGTGGCCACGCCCACCGCCCGCATCTCACCGCCCTGCTGAGCCACGCCCGTGAGGGGGACACCGTGGTTGTCCACAGCATGGACCGCCTGGCCCGCAGTCTCGACGATCTGCGCGCCCTGGTCAACGGATTGACGGGCAAAGGCGTGCGCGTCGAGTTCATCAAGGAGGGGCTGACCTTTACCGGGGAAGACTCGGCGATGTCCAGGCTGCTGCTGAGCGTGATGTGGGCCTTTGCGGAGTTCGAGCGCGCCCTGATTCGCGAGCGGCAGCGTGAAGGCATCGAGGCGGCCAAGAAGGCTGGGGTATATAAGGGGCGCAGGAAGGCGCTGACCGCGGCTCAAATTAGTGAGCTGCGGCAGCGTGCCCAAGGGGGCGAATCGAAGGCCAGCTTGGCCCGAGACTTCAGCTCAGGAGTTGCACCTTGCATAGCGCAGTGA